One Streptomyces formicae genomic window, CCGAACGGGCGAGGCGCGCGAGGGGCCGGGGCGGCGAGCGTGGAGGCAGACACTCCGGCTCCGTCGACACGGGCCCCGACTCCCAGGAGAGCGTGACCACCATGCACCGACCGACCCACGTCAGCCCTCGTGCCGCCCGCACGACGCTCTGCGCGCTCGGCGCCGCCGCCCTCGCCGTGTCGCTGACGGCCTGCGGCAGCGGTTCGAGCAACCCCTTCGACGACCACCAGGAGAAGTCCTCCTACCAGGACGGCGCCGCGGCCAAGAGCGACAGGAAGTCCGTGCCGCGCTGGCTGCCCGACGACGCGAGCGACATCACGTACGTCATGTCGACCACCGGCGACGACCGGATCATGAAGTTCACGACGCCCGACGGAAAGTTCCCCGCCCAGTGCGCCAAGGGCGAGCCGCAGGGCAAGCCCCGCCTGAAGGCCGACTGGTTCCCCTCGGACCTCGCGGCGAAGGCCGACACGAACTGCGGCACCTGGTCCGGCGCCCGCGTCGACGGCGCGCTCTACGCGTGGCAGGACAAGGACGTCGCGATGAAGGCCCGCGGCTGATGCGAACGCGCACGCGAGGAACGCTCGCGGCCGTGACGGCGGGCGCCGCCCTGCTCTCGCTGGTGGCCTGCTCGTCGGGCGAGCGGGGCGAGCAGGGCGGCCAGGGCAGTCAGGGCACCGAGAAGCGCGGAGCCGAGCGGCAGCAGCGGATCGGCTGGAAGCCCTGTCCGGCCGACGCGACGGAGGGCGCGCCCAAGGGCGCCGAGTGCGGCACCGTCCGCGTCCCCGTGGACTGGACCGCGCCGGGCGGCGAGAAGCTCGACGTCGCGGTGGTGCGCAGGAAGGCGACCCGCAAGGACCAGCGCATCGGCACCCTGATGTTCCTGCCCGGCGGACCCGGCAACTCCGGTGTCCAGAACGTGGCGCAGACCAAGGAGTGGGGCGGCGCCGAACACCGCTTCGACATCGTCAGCTTCGACCCGCGCGGCACCGGCCTCAGCAGCCCCGTCCAGTGCCCCGCGGGACCGCTGGCCGAGATGATCACGGACAAGCGGCCCGCCACGACGCCCGGCGACTTCGGGCGGCTGAAGAAGCGCGCCACCGCCCTGGCCGCAGGCTGTGCCCGTGCGTCCGGAGCGGTGACCGGGCACACCGACGCGAGCAGCGTCAGCCGCGACATGGACGCCATCCGCGCCGCGCTCGGCGCGGACCGGATCTCCCTCTACGGTCATTCGTACGGCACGGTCTACGGCCAGCGCTATGCCGCGATGCACGGCGACCGGGTGCGCGCCGCCGTCCTCGACGGCGTCATGGACCCCGCGATCGGCCGCCGGGCCTTCGGCGTCACCGGGGCGAAGGCGCTGGAGGGCGCCTTCGGCGAGTTCGCCCGGTGGTGCGAGCGCTCGCGCGACTGCGAGCTGGGGGAGCGGGACGCCTGGCGGGTGTACGAGGGCCTCGCCGCGCGGGCCGCCGGAGGGAAGCTGCGCAACGGCGGCAAGGACGTGCCGCTCGCCGAGCTCAACGGCACGATCGACGCGATGCTCCTCACCCCGTCCTGGCCCGCCGCCGCCCAGTACCTTCACGCCCTGGACACCGGGAAGCCGTGGGAGACGGACGAGGGCGACGCCCCGCCCGACGAGAAGCTGCTGCCCGGCGCCGATCTGTCCGTCTGCGCCGATCTGAGCCTGCGCGCCCCGAACGCCGCGGCCTACCTCGCCGACCGGCGGGCGGCCCACGAGGCCGCGCCCCGCTTCGGCTACTCCCCGAACACCGTGTCGTACGCGAACCTCTGCCAGGGCCTCCCCGCCCCCGAAGGCCCGTCGACGGAGCAGGTCCGCACGGACACGCCCCTGCTCCTGATCGGCGCCCGGTACGACAACGCGACGCCGCTGGACTGGGCGCGTTCCGCGCAGCGGCGGCTCGGGGACCGGGCGGCGCTCGTCGAGGTGAAGGGCTGGGGCCACGCCGTGAAGATCTTCAACGGCGGTGCCGAGCGGGACACGGTCCTGCGGTACCTCACGGACCTCGACGTGCCGAAGCCCGGAACCGTCATCGACGGAGCCACCCCACCCGGAGCCTAGGGCCTGTCCGGCGGATCATGGCGCTGTCGCGGGGTCTGGCACGCACTCCCCCAAGCTCTCGGCTCCGCTCGAGCAGGGAGGTACCCCCTCCGGCGTTGTCGTCGGTTGCCAACGCTCCGCGTTGCCGCCCTCCTCCGCCTTGCAGCTGCACGCACCAGACCCCGCTCGCCTGCACCGGACGGTGGACGCCACCCGAGCGCGCCCTGATCCGCCGGACAGACCCTAGCCCCGCGGCGTAGGAGCCCTCCGACCGGAGTCGGATCCGGAGCGGATCGGGCGGGTATTAGCGTGGTCGGGACAGATTGACGACAAGGATCCGAGGTGCCCGGCCCATGCCAAGCCGCAGCGAGAACCGTACCGAGCTCATCGAGTCACTCATGGAGCGGTTCCCGAACGTGCCGCGGGAAGCCGTGATCAAGGAGGACCTGCTGCGCGGCGGGATCGCCTTCGACGAGTCGGCGCTCAGCGACAACGAGGGCGGCGAGGTCAAGCCGAAGTCGTACTTCATCTTCTCCTTCGACCACGGCACCCTGCCCGAACTGGGCGCCGCGGCCCTGCGCCGCCCGCCCGAGGAGATCGTCCTCACCGGCGGCCCCTACGAACTGCGCCGCACCGTCGTCTCGGTCCGCGTGAACCCGGCGTCGCCCTACCGGGTCGCGGCCGACGACGACGGAGTGCTCGGCCTCTACCTGGACGGCGCGCGGATCTCCGACGTCGGCCTGCCGCCGATGCCGGACTACTACCGGCACACCCTGGAGAACGGCAAGTCCGTGATGGAGGTGGCGCCCACCATCCAGTGGGGCTACCTGATCTACCTGACGGTCTTCCGGGTCTGCCAGTACTTCGGCGCCAAGGAGGAGTGCCAGTACTGCGACATCAACCACAACTGGCGCCAGCAGAAGGCGGCGGGCCGCCCCTACACCGGTGTGAAGCCGATGGACGAGGTCCTCGAAGCCCTCGCCATCATCGACAAGTACGACACGAACAAGTCCTCCACCGCGTACACGCTCACCGGTGGCGCCATCACCACGCAGCTCCAGGGCAAGGACGAGGCCGACTTCTACGGCCAGTACGCGAAGGCCATCGAGGAGCGCTTCCCCGGCCGCTGGATCGGCAAGGTCGTCGCCCAGGCCCTGCCCAAGGCGGACGTGCAGCGCTTCCACGACTACGGCGTGCGGATCTACCACCCCAACTACGAGGTGTGGGACCCGTACCTGTTCGAGCGCTACTGCCCCGGCAAGGAGCGCTACGTCGGCCGTGACGAGTGGCACCGCCGCATCCTGGACTCCGCAGACGTCTTCGGGCCGCGCAACGTCATCCCGAACTTCGTGGCGGGCGTGGAGATGGCGGAGCCCTTCGGCTTCAAGACCGTCGGCGAGGCCATCGACTCCACCGTCGAGGGCCTGCAGTACTTCATGTCGCGCGGCATCACGCCCCGCTTCACCACCTGGTGCCCGGAGCCCACGACGCCGCTGGGCAAGGCCAATCCGCAGGGCGCCCCGCTGGAGTACCACGTGCGGCTCCTTGAGGCCTACCGCGCGACGATGGAGGCCAACGGCCTTTCCTCGCCCCCCGGTTACGGCCCCGCCGGACCCGGCAACGCGGTGTTCTCGGTGAGCTCCTTCATGGACAGCCTGCCCGCGGAGAAGGCCGCTCCGGAGGACGCCGTTATCCCGGCGACGCCCCAGTAGAGCCGTGTTACGGTCGGGGCGGGTCACGAGTTCCAGCGTCAAGCCCCGGCTGGCTGGACGGCACCCCGCTCCGTCGCGGGTGCCCCGGGTGACGACCCGCCCCGCGCGAGGCGCGCGGGGAACGGCGGATCACCGGGGCCGGTTCCCGGGGTCCACGACTCCGGAGGCGCTCCATGACGCACCCGCACACCATCTGCGACCACGACACCTGCGAAGCCCGCACGCCGGGACACCAGGTCCACTGGATCCAGGCCCGCGACAGCGCGAAGGACCCGGGGCCGCTCGTCGACGTGCTGCTCTCCTCGCACGACGTACGGGACGACGGCCGCATCGCCCTCCATGTGCTCGGCCCGACCCGGGGCGTGCCCGCCACGCTGTGGACGCACGACCCGGGACGGCTGCGCGGGCTGCTGCGCGAGCACCGGGGCCTCGCCCAGTGGCAGCCCCGCTGGAACCTGCTCCGGCTGCGGCGCGACACCGTCGCCACCACGCTGGTCTGCGTGGCACCCGACGGGGAGCCCGCCGCCCCTGGCCGCTGACGAAGATCACCGCTCCGTAGGATGACGCCGTGCCGGACGAGGGCGATCCCCGCGTCCGGGCGGCGCGACAGTCAGCCACCCAGAGCCGGAGGTCCCCCGTGCAGCACCACCCCGTCACCGTCGTCACCGGCGGCAGCCGAGGCATCGGCGCGGCTGTCAGCGCCCGTCTCGCCCAGGAAGGGCACGACGTCGCCATCGGCTACCGCTCCGACGAGGCCGCCGCGGCGAAGGCGGCCGACGCCGTCCGCGCCGCGGGCCGCTGCTGCGTCACCGTCCAGGTCGACACCGCCGACGAGGCCGCCGTCGACCGTCTCTTCGACACCGCTGCCGCCGAACTCGGCCCCGTCACGGGCCTGGTCAACAACGCGGGAGTGAGCGGGCCCGTCGGGCCGCTCGCCGACGCCGACGCCGAGGGCATGCGCCGCGCGCTCGACGTGAACGTCCTCGGCTATCTGCTCTGCGCCCGGCGCGCGGTGCGGGACCTGAAGGCGAACGGCGGCGGCGCGATCGTGAACGTCTCGTCCGCCGCCGCCACGCTCGGCGCCCCCGGCGAGTACGTGCACTACGCGGCGGCCAAGGGCGCCGTCGACACCCTGACCGTCGGCCTTGCCAAGGAGGTCGCGGGGGACGGCATCCGCGTCAACGCCGTTGCCCCGGGCGTCATCTGGACCGAGTTCCACGCGGACCCCGAGCGCCCCGCGAAGCTCGCCGACGGCATTCCGATGGGGCGCTCGGGCCGGCCGGAGGAGATCGCGGCGGCCGTCTCCTGGCTGCTCTCCGCCGATGCCTCCTACGCGACGGGCACGGTCCTGCGGGTCGCGGGCGGCCGCTGACCCCGCCCCACCGAGGGGGGCCTCGTACGCTGGGCGCATGATCAGTGGAGAGGTCTCCCTCACGTCAGACGTCCTCATACGGCCGGTCACGCTCGACGACGCGGAGGCGCTCGCCCGCGCCTACCG contains:
- a CDS encoding alpha/beta fold hydrolase; translation: MRTRTRGTLAAVTAGAALLSLVACSSGERGEQGGQGSQGTEKRGAERQQRIGWKPCPADATEGAPKGAECGTVRVPVDWTAPGGEKLDVAVVRRKATRKDQRIGTLMFLPGGPGNSGVQNVAQTKEWGGAEHRFDIVSFDPRGTGLSSPVQCPAGPLAEMITDKRPATTPGDFGRLKKRATALAAGCARASGAVTGHTDASSVSRDMDAIRAALGADRISLYGHSYGTVYGQRYAAMHGDRVRAAVLDGVMDPAIGRRAFGVTGAKALEGAFGEFARWCERSRDCELGERDAWRVYEGLAARAAGGKLRNGGKDVPLAELNGTIDAMLLTPSWPAAAQYLHALDTGKPWETDEGDAPPDEKLLPGADLSVCADLSLRAPNAAAYLADRRAAHEAAPRFGYSPNTVSYANLCQGLPAPEGPSTEQVRTDTPLLLIGARYDNATPLDWARSAQRRLGDRAALVEVKGWGHAVKIFNGGAERDTVLRYLTDLDVPKPGTVIDGATPPGA
- a CDS encoding SDR family NAD(P)-dependent oxidoreductase — protein: MQHHPVTVVTGGSRGIGAAVSARLAQEGHDVAIGYRSDEAAAAKAADAVRAAGRCCVTVQVDTADEAAVDRLFDTAAAELGPVTGLVNNAGVSGPVGPLADADAEGMRRALDVNVLGYLLCARRAVRDLKANGGGAIVNVSSAAATLGAPGEYVHYAAAKGAVDTLTVGLAKEVAGDGIRVNAVAPGVIWTEFHADPERPAKLADGIPMGRSGRPEEIAAAVSWLLSADASYATGTVLRVAGGR
- a CDS encoding radical SAM protein produces the protein MPSRSENRTELIESLMERFPNVPREAVIKEDLLRGGIAFDESALSDNEGGEVKPKSYFIFSFDHGTLPELGAAALRRPPEEIVLTGGPYELRRTVVSVRVNPASPYRVAADDDGVLGLYLDGARISDVGLPPMPDYYRHTLENGKSVMEVAPTIQWGYLIYLTVFRVCQYFGAKEECQYCDINHNWRQQKAAGRPYTGVKPMDEVLEALAIIDKYDTNKSSTAYTLTGGAITTQLQGKDEADFYGQYAKAIEERFPGRWIGKVVAQALPKADVQRFHDYGVRIYHPNYEVWDPYLFERYCPGKERYVGRDEWHRRILDSADVFGPRNVIPNFVAGVEMAEPFGFKTVGEAIDSTVEGLQYFMSRGITPRFTTWCPEPTTPLGKANPQGAPLEYHVRLLEAYRATMEANGLSSPPGYGPAGPGNAVFSVSSFMDSLPAEKAAPEDAVIPATPQ